Proteins encoded by one window of Rhodobacteraceae bacterium IMCC1335:
- a CDS encoding TerB family tellurite resistance protein: protein MFGSFLKSLLEPQAEPLHDEDARLAMTALLVRLARADNEYAAAEIHRITQVIMARYKLAEPEAIALRETAETLEQEAPDTVRFTRAIKDRVAYEDRIAVVEALWQVALADGNRDAEEDALLRLVVSLLGVTDVDSASARRRVMQA from the coding sequence ATGTTCGGATCTTTTTTAAAATCCTTGCTCGAACCCCAAGCAGAGCCGCTTCACGACGAGGATGCGCGCCTCGCTATGACCGCTTTGCTGGTGCGTTTGGCCCGCGCGGATAATGAATATGCAGCCGCAGAAATCCACCGCATAACGCAGGTGATTATGGCGCGCTACAAACTGGCCGAACCAGAGGCGATCGCACTGCGCGAAACCGCAGAAACTTTGGAACAAGAGGCTCCTGACACCGTGCGTTTTACCCGCGCCATTAAAGACCGCGTTGCCTATGAAGACCGGATTGCAGTTGTGGAAGCCTTATGGCAGGTGGCCTTGGCCGATGGCAATCGCGACGCGGAAGAAGACGCGCTGTTGCGTCTGGTTGTCAGTTTGCTGGGGGTTACAGATGTCGATAGCGCCTCTGCACGCCGCCGCGTGATGCAGGCATAA
- the secG gene encoding preprotein translocase subunit SecG yields the protein MENVVLTIHLLLALALIALVLLQRSEGGGLGLGGGGGGDGVMSGRSAASALTKLTWIFAVAFIITSLTLTAIAARKSAGSSVIDRLGGASAVQSEQQGDSLDTDALLPPTPPTEAPLVPSAD from the coding sequence ATGGAAAACGTCGTTCTGACCATTCATTTGCTTCTGGCTTTGGCACTGATCGCTTTGGTGCTGCTGCAACGCTCTGAGGGCGGCGGCCTTGGTCTTGGCGGCGGTGGCGGTGGCGATGGCGTGATGTCTGGGCGGTCAGCTGCATCGGCCTTAACCAAGCTCACATGGATCTTCGCGGTGGCATTTATCATCACGTCATTAACCTTAACGGCGATCGCCGCGCGCAAATCAGCCGGCTCTTCAGTTATTGACCGGCTAGGCGGCGCAAGCGCCGTTCAAAGCGAGCAACAAGGCGACTCGCTGGATACCGATGCGCTTTTGCCACCGACGCCCCCAACCGAAGCGCCCCTGGTTCCAAGCGCCGACTGA
- a CDS encoding ATP-binding cassette domain-containing protein: MPQPKDVIEISKLHKSYGDLQVLKGVSLTARKGDVVSLIGSSGSGKSTLLRCVNLLEDSQQGEILFNGEAVLWSAGKYNRMPADKQQVQKIRTNLSMVFQQFNLWAHMTILENVMEAPVTVLKRPRPEVETSARRYLEQVGIGDKCDAYPAQLSGGQQQRAAIARALCMEPEALLFDEPTSALDPELEQEVIRVIKDLAAEGRTMLLVTHDMKLATDVSNHVIFLHQGLIEEQGAPKTVFDAPKSDRLRQFLSSTVAA, from the coding sequence TTGCCACAGCCAAAAGATGTTATTGAGATCTCCAAACTTCACAAATCCTATGGAGATTTGCAGGTTCTTAAAGGCGTGAGCCTGACCGCCCGTAAGGGGGATGTGGTATCGCTGATCGGATCTTCCGGTTCGGGAAAATCCACATTGCTGCGCTGTGTGAACTTACTGGAAGATAGCCAACAGGGCGAGATCCTGTTTAACGGCGAGGCAGTGCTTTGGAGCGCGGGGAAATATAACCGTATGCCAGCCGATAAACAGCAGGTGCAAAAGATACGCACCAATCTATCTATGGTGTTCCAACAGTTTAATCTATGGGCGCATATGACCATATTGGAAAACGTGATGGAGGCACCCGTCACCGTGCTCAAACGCCCCCGGCCCGAGGTTGAAACAAGCGCCCGCCGCTATCTTGAGCAGGTGGGCATTGGCGATAAATGCGATGCCTATCCGGCGCAATTATCAGGGGGGCAACAGCAGCGCGCGGCGATTGCGCGGGCGCTATGCATGGAGCCCGAAGCCTTACTATTTGATGAACCCACCTCAGCGCTTGACCCTGAGCTGGAACAAGAAGTTATCCGCGTGATCAAAGATCTTGCGGCCGAAGGGCGCACGATGCTGCTCGTTACTCACGACATGAAATTGGCCACTGATGTGTCAAATCATGTTATATTTTTGCACCAAGGGCTTATCGAAGAACAAGGCGCGCCGAAAACCGTTTTCGACGCGCCGAAATCTGACCGGCTGCGACAGTTTTTAAGCTCGACTGTGGCGGCGTAA
- the rlmJ gene encoding 23S rRNA (adenine(2030)-N(6))-methyltransferase RlmJ encodes MLSYQHSYHAGNLADIHKHAALAWVLSYLLKKPKPLSYIESHSGRGLYDLTSRESVKTGEAEAGITLALKAEWFEPAHPYLRALQDCRALHGPHAYPGSPMIAASQLRKEDHLHLAELHPQEHAALRDNLAQYKAKLYLQNGLELLQALCPPTPRRGLVLMDPSYELKQDYAEIPKVLTKITRKWNVGSMMLWYPLLRSAAHKEMLAQLETIYPEGLRHEVVFPPARETHRMVGSGLFFINPPYGLMDELARLSFCFKKGQTQ; translated from the coding sequence ATGCTCTCTTATCAACATAGCTATCATGCCGGGAACTTGGCAGATATTCACAAACACGCGGCTTTGGCATGGGTGTTGAGCTATCTGCTTAAAAAACCCAAACCTCTGAGCTATATTGAAAGCCATTCAGGCCGCGGATTATATGATCTTACCTCGCGCGAATCTGTGAAAACGGGCGAGGCCGAGGCGGGGATCACACTGGCGTTAAAAGCCGAATGGTTTGAGCCCGCGCACCCTTATTTGCGTGCCCTGCAAGACTGTCGCGCCTTGCATGGGCCGCATGCCTATCCGGGCTCGCCCATGATTGCCGCCTCACAGCTGCGCAAAGAAGATCATCTTCATCTGGCCGAATTGCACCCGCAAGAACACGCCGCTTTGCGGGATAATCTGGCGCAATATAAAGCCAAGCTTTACCTCCAGAATGGCTTGGAGTTGCTGCAAGCGCTCTGCCCACCCACCCCGCGGCGCGGTTTGGTTTTGATGGATCCCAGCTATGAACTTAAACAAGATTATGCTGAAATCCCCAAAGTGCTTACAAAAATAACGCGCAAATGGAACGTGGGCAGCATGATGCTTTGGTATCCCCTGCTACGCAGCGCGGCCCATAAGGAAATGTTGGCGCAGTTGGAAACGATATATCCAGAAGGGTTGCGCCATGAAGTTGTTTTTCCTCCCGCAAGAGAAACCCATAGAATGGTTGGCTCTGGCCTCTTCTTCATCAATCCGCCCTATGGGCTAATGGATGAATTGGCACGCCTGTCTTTCTGCTTTAAAAAAGGCCAAACGCAGTAA
- a CDS encoding CTP synthase, protein MARFIFITGGVVSSLGKGLASAALGALLQARGYSVRLRKLDPYLNVDPGTMSPFEHGEVFVTDDGAETDLDLGHYERFTGVAARQTDSVSSGRVYSTVLEKERRGDYLGKTIQVIPHVTNEIKDFIKIGEDEVDFMLCEIGGTVGDIEGLPFFEAIRQFSQEKPRGECLFMHLTLLPFIKASGELKTKPTQHSVKELRSIGIAPDILVCRSEGQIPEKEREKLALFCNVRPESVIAAQDLKSIYEAPLAYHREGLDQAVLDAFQIAPAPKPDLARWEDVADRIYNPEGAVNVAIVGKYTQLEDAYKSIAEALTHGGMANRVRVQIQWVDAEIFESQDVAPHLQGFHAILVPGGFGERGTEGKIKAAEFARQHNVPYLGICLGMQMAVIEAARNVVGLKAAGSEEFDHEAGKRRFEPVVYHLKEWVQGNHKVARSVSDDKGGTMRLGAYDAALLENSKVADIYGTQKIDERHRHRYEVDIKYRDQLEAAGLRFSGMSPDGRLPEIVEWTDHPWFIGVQFHPELKSKPFDPHPLFKDFIRAAKDVSRLV, encoded by the coding sequence ATGGCAAGATTTATTTTTATCACAGGCGGCGTTGTTTCTTCTTTGGGCAAGGGATTGGCCTCGGCCGCCTTGGGCGCTTTGCTGCAGGCCCGCGGCTATAGTGTGCGATTGCGCAAGCTCGATCCTTATCTGAATGTAGATCCTGGCACGATGAGCCCGTTTGAACATGGCGAAGTGTTTGTGACCGATGATGGCGCTGAAACCGATTTAGATTTGGGTCATTATGAACGTTTCACGGGCGTGGCGGCGCGGCAAACCGATTCTGTGTCTTCCGGTAGAGTCTATTCTACGGTTTTGGAAAAAGAACGCCGCGGGGATTATTTGGGTAAAACCATTCAAGTGATCCCGCATGTGACCAATGAAATCAAAGATTTCATCAAAATTGGCGAGGATGAAGTTGATTTCATGCTTTGTGAAATCGGCGGGACGGTTGGCGATATCGAGGGCCTACCATTTTTTGAAGCCATTCGTCAATTCTCGCAGGAAAAGCCGCGCGGCGAATGTCTTTTCATGCATTTGACCTTGTTGCCATTCATCAAAGCCAGTGGCGAGCTGAAAACAAAACCCACCCAGCATAGCGTTAAAGAATTGCGCTCAATCGGCATTGCCCCAGATATTTTGGTCTGCCGCTCAGAGGGCCAGATTCCTGAAAAAGAGCGCGAAAAACTGGCGCTGTTTTGTAATGTGCGGCCGGAAAGCGTGATCGCCGCGCAAGATTTAAAATCGATCTATGAGGCTCCCTTGGCCTATCACCGCGAAGGCTTGGATCAGGCGGTGCTTGACGCGTTTCAGATTGCTCCGGCTCCGAAGCCGGATCTCGCGCGTTGGGAAGACGTGGCCGATCGGATTTACAACCCCGAAGGCGCAGTGAATGTTGCGATTGTAGGAAAATATACGCAATTGGAAGATGCCTATAAATCGATCGCGGAAGCCCTTACCCATGGCGGCATGGCCAATCGCGTGCGCGTGCAAATTCAATGGGTCGATGCGGAAATTTTCGAAAGCCAAGATGTGGCGCCGCATCTGCAAGGCTTCCACGCGATCTTGGTGCCAGGCGGGTTTGGCGAGCGCGGCACAGAAGGCAAGATCAAAGCCGCCGAATTTGCCCGCCAGCACAACGTGCCTTATCTGGGTATTTGCCTTGGCATGCAAATGGCCGTGATCGAAGCGGCGCGCAACGTGGTTGGGCTGAAAGCTGCAGGGTCAGAAGAATTTGACCATGAAGCCGGAAAACGGCGCTTTGAACCCGTGGTGTATCATTTGAAAGAATGGGTGCAAGGAAATCACAAAGTGGCGCGCAGCGTCTCAGATGACAAAGGCGGCACGATGCGCCTTGGCGCCTATGACGCCGCTTTGCTAGAAAACTCAAAAGTTGCAGACATTTATGGCACGCAAAAGATCGATGAACGCCACCGGCATCGCTATGAGGTGGATATCAAATATCGTGACCAGCTGGAAGCTGCGGGGCTACGGTTTTCCGGCATGTCCCCTGATGGCCGGTTGCCAGAGATTGTCGAGTGGACAGATCATCCCTGGTTTATCGGCGTTCAGTTTCACCCCGAGCTGAAATCAAAACCCTTTGATCCGCACCCGCTATTCAAAGATTTCATTCGCGCCGCAAAAGACGTCTCACGGTTGGTTTGA